The Alphaproteobacteria bacterium genomic sequence GAAGGCCGAACGATTGACGATGGTGGAGGCTTAGCGTTGTCGGAAAAACACTTGCGCCTGGCGGTCGATATCGGCGGAACCTTTGTCGACGCGATCGAGCTGGACACAACAACAGGGGCGTTTCGATTTCAGAAGGCCTCGACCACGCCGCGCAATCCCTCGGAGGGCGTGCTCAACGCCATCGCGGCGCTGGAAACGCCGCTCGACCGGACGGCGCTCTTCACGCACGGCACCACGCTTGGTCTGAACGCCGTACTGGAACGCCGTGGCGCGAAGGTCGGCATCGTTACCAACGAAGGTTTCCGCGATATCTTCCTGATTGGGCGCGCCAATGTTCCAGACGCCCACATGTACGACTTCACCTACGCCCGTCCCGAGCCGTTGGTTCGGCGTCGGTGCATCGCCGGCGTCAAAGGCCGGCTCGACTACAAGGGACGCGTCGTCGATGAACTCGACGAAGACGGTGTCGTTGCCGCCGCCCGCCATTTGATCGACGAGCATCGGGTCGAAGCGATTGCGATCTGCTTTCTCTTCTCGTTTATCGACCCAGCATCCGAACGCCGCGCCAAAACGTTGATCCTCGAAGCGTTTCCGGAGATGCGCGTCTCGATCTCCAGCGATATTGCCCGCGAGCACCGCGAATACGAACGTACCAGCACGACAGTGTTGGACGCTTATATTCGACCGATATTTGAACGCTACATTGACGAACTCGAGGCGCGGATGCGCGCGCAAGCCTTTGACGGCCGCTTCTTGATCATGCGCTCCGGCGGCGGGGCGATGACTGCCGAAGCTGCCAAGCGCTCGCCAACGAACACCGTGCTTTCTGGACCGGCGGGCGGCATCGCTGGGGGGGCTTTCCTGGGCCAGGCGTTGGAACGGCACGACCTCATCACCTTCGATGTGGGCGGTACCTCGCTCGACGTGTGCTTGATCGAGGATGGCCGCGCCGCTGCCGCCTTCGAGGCGTCGCTCGAAAACCATCCCTTGCTTATTCCGATTTACGATATCCGCACCATTGGGGCCGGCGGCGGTTCGATTGCCTGGCTTGACGCGGGTCTCCTTAACGTCGGGCCGCAGAGCGCTGGCGCCGAGCCGGGGCCAATCTGCTATGGCCGCGGCGGTACGCAGCCGACGGTGACGGACGCGTGTCTCGTTCTGGGCTACATCGACCCGGACGCGTTTCTTGGCGGTACCATGCGTCTCGACGACGCGGCGGCCGGACAGGGTCTTGCGGCATCGATCGCCCAGCCGATGGCGGTGACGCCGGAGGCTGCCGCAGCGGGCATCCTCGATATTCTCATGGCAAAGACCGTGGGCGCGGTGCGCCAGATCACGGTCGAGCGTGGCCGCGACCCCCGCGAGTCCGCCTTGCTCGCCTTTGGTGGCGCCGGGCCCCTGTTCGGCCCGATGTGTGGCCACGAAATGGATCTCAAGGAAGTCATCGTTCCG encodes the following:
- a CDS encoding hydantoinase/oxoprolinase family protein; the encoded protein is MSEKHLRLAVDIGGTFVDAIELDTTTGAFRFQKASTTPRNPSEGVLNAIAALETPLDRTALFTHGTTLGLNAVLERRGAKVGIVTNEGFRDIFLIGRANVPDAHMYDFTYARPEPLVRRRCIAGVKGRLDYKGRVVDELDEDGVVAAARHLIDEHRVEAIAICFLFSFIDPASERRAKTLILEAFPEMRVSISSDIAREHREYERTSTTVLDAYIRPIFERYIDELEARMRAQAFDGRFLIMRSGGGAMTAEAAKRSPTNTVLSGPAGGIAGGAFLGQALERHDLITFDVGGTSLDVCLIEDGRAAAAFEASLENHPLLIPIYDIRTIGAGGGSIAWLDAGLLNVGPQSAGAEPGPICYGRGGTQPTVTDACLVLGYIDPDAFLGGTMRLDDAAAGQGLAASIAQPMAVTPEAAAAGILDILMAKTVGAVRQITVERGRDPRESALLAFGGAGPLFGPMCGHEMDLKEVIVPNAPSGFSAWGMLSADVVDDFSRTHIALIDEVSPEALGAIFAEIEREAVESLRQQGVRDGQAMLLRQLELRYLGQEHALPLDLGVAIAIDAIVKSFGDQHEARYGHRMEAPVQILNIRIRAVGNTAKPTLPELPARPAGKAGPKSGVRRAYCFTTRQMTDFATYTRADLAPGDTIAGPALIDEGTSVTVMHTGQTLSVDRYGHLIVAMAG